In Enterobacter hormaechei ATCC 49162, one genomic interval encodes:
- a CDS encoding receptor-recognizing protein: MPIVGVPGWIGSSAVSVTGQRWMSAARTAVQLSAAGNMSQLAGRSKEIHYSIGANHNYNKDTLINYLKSQGATPVVVTITGDLVSSSSGVPCLDFPSSLTNSYISLVINAGVTVYGRGGNGGVKGGGAAGGTAINNGIGTRLRITNNGAIAGGGGGGGGNSADGGMGGGGRPFGVANTTRPPASTSRAATSGTLTAPGIGAQYLIGSTAVQYTCGSGGNVGAAGAAATGRLGTMYGGGAAGKAVTGNAPTWTKVGAIYGARV; the protein is encoded by the coding sequence GTGCCAATTGTCGGTGTTCCCGGTTGGATTGGGTCTTCGGCTGTCAGTGTGACAGGCCAGAGATGGATGAGTGCAGCTCGAACGGCGGTGCAATTGTCTGCTGCTGGGAATATGTCTCAGTTAGCAGGTCGTTCTAAGGAAATTCATTACAGCATCGGTGCGAATCATAACTACAACAAAGACACACTGATCAACTATTTAAAATCCCAGGGGGCGACGCCAGTCGTTGTTACCATTACAGGGGATCTGGTGTCGTCCAGCAGCGGCGTGCCATGTTTAGATTTCCCGAGTTCGCTTACCAACTCTTATATCAGCCTGGTAATCAACGCAGGTGTAACTGTCTATGGTCGTGGGGGTAATGGTGGCGTTAAAGGTGGCGGTGCTGCCGGTGGCACTGCTATTAACAACGGGATTGGGACTCGTTTAAGAATAACCAATAACGGCGCTATTGCCGGTGGCGGTGGTGGTGGCGGCGGTAACTCAGCCGATGGTGGTATGGGTGGTGGCGGTCGCCCGTTTGGTGTTGCAAACACTACAAGGCCGCCAGCTTCAACTTCGCGTGCGGCAACTTCTGGCACTCTAACCGCTCCCGGGATTGGTGCTCAATATTTGATCGGCTCTACCGCTGTTCAATACACATGCGGCAGTGGAGGTAATGTGGGGGCTGCTGGTGCGGCTGCTACTGGACGATTGGGGACAATGTACGGAGGGGGCGCGGCGGGTAAGGCTGTCACGGGGAACGCGCCTACATGGACTAAAGTCGGTGCAATTTATGGTGCTCGTGTGTAA
- a CDS encoding membrane protein → MKTPRGIRNNNPGNLDKGSPWQGLIDNPAEPRFCTFKDPVWGIRALAVTLITYHDKRRAKDGSSIDTIREVIERWAPPHENNTVAYVNEVSKAVGVTPDMIIDLHDYDTLRPLVEAIIRHENGRGPLKTPNTWYAAEVIEEGLRRAGVVKPVKTVKAVPVTKETAGATVTAGIGLAQLADVMPQVSAAMDKAQGHITSGDTVRIIFGIATIVVAGFIAWSQVRKHQNGMV, encoded by the coding sequence ATGAAAACTCCGAGAGGCATTCGTAATAACAACCCTGGCAACCTCGACAAAGGTTCGCCGTGGCAGGGGTTAATTGACAACCCTGCCGAACCGCGTTTCTGCACGTTCAAAGATCCCGTATGGGGGATTCGGGCGCTGGCAGTAACGCTCATTACCTACCACGACAAGCGCCGCGCGAAGGATGGCTCCAGCATCGATACGATCCGCGAAGTCATCGAACGCTGGGCGCCTCCGCATGAAAACAACACCGTAGCTTACGTGAACGAGGTATCTAAAGCCGTTGGCGTGACCCCGGACATGATTATCGATCTGCACGACTACGACACTCTGCGTCCGCTGGTGGAGGCGATTATCCGTCATGAAAATGGCCGTGGCCCGCTCAAAACGCCGAACACCTGGTATGCGGCAGAAGTTATTGAGGAAGGTCTGCGTCGCGCTGGTGTCGTTAAGCCGGTGAAAACCGTGAAGGCTGTTCCTGTAACCAAAGAAACTGCCGGTGCGACCGTTACGGCGGGAATTGGTCTGGCACAGCTGGCCGACGTCATGCCACAGGTCTCTGCGGCAATGGACAAGGCGCAGGGACACATCACCAGTGGTGATACGGTTCGGATCATCTTCGGTATCGCGACCATTGTGGTGGCTGGCTTTATCGCCTGGTCACAGGTGCGAAAACACCAGAACGGGATGGTCTGA
- a CDS encoding AAA family ATPase, producing the protein MTRIIVVGGTKGGPGKSTVAQQIAVCLKVKKKKKTHVTDIDIQRTTTSWCEDRRQNEDLELIPFAYVQDDIVKHIKSLKGRYDYVVIDAGGFDSEIQRQAMLLADFIIIPLRPKRRDLKSLRDIDPIIDNVRNVNETVKIRAVVNQCPSLPSQASRILAAKEIVETFGIEAAPVNLYNRNVYDDAEEAGRSIFEMTGAERDKKAEAEFEEFVDYIMSLEEE; encoded by the coding sequence ATGACCAGGATCATTGTGGTTGGCGGCACAAAAGGCGGCCCAGGCAAATCTACCGTTGCCCAGCAAATTGCGGTATGCCTCAAAGTTAAAAAGAAAAAGAAGACTCACGTCACCGACATTGATATTCAGCGCACCACAACGAGCTGGTGTGAAGACCGTCGCCAGAACGAAGATCTTGAGCTAATCCCGTTCGCATACGTTCAGGACGACATCGTCAAACACATCAAATCGCTGAAGGGACGCTACGATTACGTCGTCATTGATGCGGGTGGTTTTGACTCCGAAATTCAGCGACAAGCGATGCTGCTGGCAGACTTCATCATTATCCCGCTGCGCCCTAAGCGTCGTGATTTGAAATCCCTGCGTGATATCGACCCGATTATCGACAACGTTCGCAACGTGAACGAGACTGTGAAGATCCGCGCGGTAGTGAACCAGTGTCCGTCACTGCCTTCCCAGGCGTCACGTATTCTGGCGGCGAAAGAAATTGTCGAGACATTCGGCATCGAGGCTGCGCCGGTTAACCTGTACAACCGTAACGTTTATGACGATGCGGAAGAGGCGGGTCGTTCTATCTTTGAAATGACTGGCGCCGAACGCGATAAGAAGGCAGAAGCCGAGTTCGAAGAGTTTGTAGATTACATCATGAGTCTGGAGGAAGAATAA
- a CDS encoding DUF2971 domain-containing protein, whose translation MMILYKYVPEETLKLFFDHDATSFKFTPVGQFNDPFETYGVSFASEDEDSLAHLTFRSKINSDLASLCLSRSPLEVLMWSHYAQHHRGYVVGIDTELAGFHDENLCLITANEGGIDYLDERDKSRVIISDKNFKNNDIVKKVLFRKSQHWKYEKEVRIVIESDKLIPIGDDEEDRFYIYKAPGTNIIKEIFIGINNEDFELTALENDNLRNGILDNNIKIQKCCFKRGTWDLDKTDYDMSLLTDWPSADFGILAGVISAFEKNEI comes from the coding sequence ATGATGATATTGTACAAATACGTCCCAGAAGAAACTTTAAAACTGTTTTTTGATCATGACGCAACCAGCTTCAAATTTACTCCAGTTGGTCAGTTCAATGATCCTTTCGAAACCTACGGTGTATCGTTTGCCTCTGAAGATGAAGACTCGCTAGCGCATTTGACGTTTCGCTCAAAGATCAATTCAGACCTAGCCAGTCTATGCTTATCAAGATCACCTTTAGAAGTGCTAATGTGGTCTCACTATGCTCAACACCACAGAGGTTATGTTGTTGGCATTGATACCGAATTAGCAGGGTTTCACGATGAGAATCTTTGTTTAATCACTGCGAATGAAGGGGGTATTGATTATCTCGATGAACGAGACAAATCCAGAGTCATCATCTCCGATAAAAACTTTAAAAACAATGATATAGTTAAAAAGGTCTTATTTAGAAAAAGCCAACATTGGAAATATGAGAAAGAAGTTCGAATTGTTATTGAAAGTGACAAATTGATACCTATCGGTGATGATGAAGAAGATAGGTTTTATATATACAAGGCGCCAGGCACAAATATTATTAAAGAGATATTCATAGGAATCAACAATGAGGATTTTGAACTTACAGCACTCGAAAATGATAATTTAAGAAATGGCATTTTGGATAACAATATTAAAATCCAAAAATGTTGTTTCAAGAGGGGAACTTGGGACTTAGATAAAACGGATTATGATATGAGTCTGCTTACTGATTGGCCTAGCGCTGATTTCGGTATTCTTGCCGGTGTGATATCAGCATTCGAAAAAAACGAAATTTGA
- a CDS encoding DnaB-like helicase C-terminal domain-containing protein — MTELCHTGRGLSEEFDDDFQNRLAAYFCRDHEFLTRAGDLVAPNQFSNAANAILVNMVSGYYRMYKSAPSSSAILDMLKRAKRDKTIREELFPDVVEAFKRILAEKLSDTAYMVDQVATFAKSVAFDDALIKAAEMKEKGDFQGAMAIMAKVQQIGSNEATGIYDYFSESAERYKAREYEASDDYVPNSITTGLPLLDKLLYQKGWAKREMVLFMGFAKSGKSTAMGEFSINATLAGYNVLYLSLEVHTSILSDRFDARLSETEMSKLVERRDDVHRKLAELGATKGVGSLWIVERPSGSMSPADLDRMLGSMKANGMIPDMVVVDYADLMRASYDLRDDRANIRSIYTDLRALYDKHNVAGITASQTNREGGASEVATMMHAADNIEKVRIADLVITINKTEEEEAKGEARLYFAGSRNQKGGVSIRVKQNLEQMRFIERIMDVL, encoded by the coding sequence ATGACCGAACTTTGCCACACAGGACGAGGGTTGTCTGAAGAGTTCGATGACGACTTCCAGAATCGACTCGCAGCCTACTTCTGTCGCGACCATGAGTTTCTGACTCGCGCCGGTGATCTGGTTGCGCCAAACCAGTTCTCCAATGCGGCCAACGCCATTCTGGTGAACATGGTGTCGGGCTACTACAGAATGTATAAGAGCGCACCATCATCGTCGGCCATACTCGACATGCTCAAACGCGCCAAACGCGATAAGACGATCCGCGAAGAGCTGTTCCCCGACGTCGTTGAGGCGTTTAAGCGGATTCTCGCTGAGAAGCTGTCAGACACGGCGTACATGGTCGACCAGGTCGCCACGTTCGCCAAAAGCGTAGCATTCGACGACGCGCTGATTAAAGCGGCTGAGATGAAAGAGAAGGGCGATTTCCAGGGCGCGATGGCAATCATGGCTAAAGTCCAGCAAATCGGCTCTAACGAAGCGACCGGCATTTACGATTACTTCTCTGAATCAGCAGAGCGTTACAAGGCGCGTGAGTATGAAGCGTCCGACGATTACGTGCCAAACAGCATCACAACGGGTCTACCGCTGCTCGACAAGCTGCTTTACCAGAAAGGCTGGGCAAAGCGTGAAATGGTGCTGTTCATGGGCTTCGCGAAGTCTGGTAAATCGACGGCGATGGGTGAGTTCTCCATCAACGCCACGCTTGCCGGTTACAACGTCCTGTATCTGTCGCTGGAAGTTCACACCTCCATTCTGTCAGATCGCTTTGACGCCCGTCTGTCTGAGACCGAAATGTCCAAGCTGGTGGAGCGCCGCGACGACGTCCATCGCAAACTGGCAGAGCTGGGCGCGACGAAAGGCGTGGGGAGCTTGTGGATTGTTGAACGACCGTCCGGAAGCATGTCGCCTGCAGATCTGGATCGTATGTTGGGCAGCATGAAAGCCAATGGCATGATCCCCGACATGGTCGTGGTCGACTACGCTGACCTGATGCGTGCCAGCTACGACCTCCGCGACGACCGCGCCAACATTCGCAGCATCTACACTGACCTGCGTGCGCTGTACGACAAACACAACGTTGCCGGCATCACTGCATCGCAGACTAACAGGGAAGGTGGTGCTTCAGAGGTGGCTACAATGATGCACGCAGCGGACAACATCGAGAAGGTGCGTATCGCTGACCTCGTTATCACGATCAACAAAACGGAAGAGGAAGAAGCGAAAGGCGAAGCGCGTCTGTACTTCGCTGGTTCACGTAACCAGAAAGGCGGCGTAAGCATCCGCGTTAAGCAGAACCTCGAACAAATGCGATTCATCGAACGCATTATGGACGTCCTCTAA
- a CDS encoding DNA ligase has translation MEKLIALKHKLDAIKTMGTNAKKEALANLDEFEQSMVSLMLNPFIRFGVKKYKVAEPLDTSVPSDQKVVELLEKLAARELTGNAAITAVESLVASMCADGQDVFRRFLLKDPKAGVGISLCNKVFENPIPKFEVQLASPYKEKGDKYPFKPNPKAKWPMIGSLKLDGLRVICEVIVDEEEVNFLTRTGNPITSLDHLKPAMLERGRLSGFKHIFFDGEGTAGAFNQSVSALRKKNVTAIGAVYHIFDFFLPEWRAQAKSKEYLKTGMKLKDRLAMLVALFRNTCGEDYAQDIHLHPFYIIHSHEDFIERFMKRLDENEEGEMGKDPDSVYEFKRTRSWWKLKDEDSEDGEIIDFEPGDPDSGFAHTLGKIVIRLENGVIVRASGIKHKYLDEIWNNQEKYRGRIVEVHCHEKTPDGSLRHPRLKWPKCLRDTEDRIGDKD, from the coding sequence ATGGAAAAACTGATCGCCCTAAAGCACAAGCTGGATGCCATAAAAACGATGGGAACCAACGCCAAGAAAGAGGCGCTGGCCAACCTTGATGAATTTGAGCAGAGCATGGTCTCGCTAATGCTCAACCCATTCATTCGATTCGGTGTGAAGAAGTACAAAGTGGCCGAGCCACTCGATACTTCCGTACCCAGCGACCAGAAGGTAGTCGAGCTGCTGGAGAAGCTGGCGGCGCGCGAACTGACCGGGAACGCGGCCATTACTGCTGTCGAATCACTTGTTGCCTCAATGTGCGCTGACGGGCAGGACGTGTTTCGTCGCTTCCTGCTGAAAGATCCGAAAGCCGGCGTCGGCATTAGCCTGTGCAACAAGGTGTTCGAAAACCCAATTCCGAAGTTTGAGGTACAGCTGGCGTCTCCGTACAAGGAGAAAGGCGACAAATACCCATTTAAACCAAACCCAAAGGCCAAGTGGCCAATGATCGGCAGCCTCAAACTCGATGGTCTCCGGGTTATCTGCGAAGTCATCGTTGACGAGGAAGAGGTGAACTTCCTGACGCGTACCGGCAATCCGATTACGTCACTCGATCACCTTAAACCGGCCATGCTGGAGCGTGGCCGGCTCTCCGGTTTCAAGCACATCTTCTTCGATGGTGAGGGTACTGCAGGTGCGTTCAACCAGTCCGTGTCGGCGCTTCGCAAGAAGAACGTGACAGCCATTGGTGCCGTTTACCATATCTTCGATTTCTTCTTACCGGAGTGGCGTGCTCAGGCAAAAAGCAAAGAGTACCTGAAGACCGGCATGAAGCTGAAAGATCGCCTGGCTATGCTGGTGGCGTTATTCCGCAACACTTGCGGGGAAGATTACGCGCAAGATATCCACCTGCATCCGTTCTACATCATCCATAGCCATGAAGACTTTATCGAACGCTTCATGAAGCGCCTGGATGAGAATGAAGAGGGGGAGATGGGCAAAGATCCGGATTCTGTTTACGAGTTCAAGCGTACCCGCAGCTGGTGGAAGCTGAAAGACGAGGATTCCGAAGACGGTGAAATCATCGACTTCGAGCCAGGCGACCCGGACTCTGGCTTTGCGCATACGCTAGGCAAGATAGTGATTCGTCTGGAGAACGGCGTCATCGTGCGTGCCAGCGGTATCAAACATAAGTACCTGGATGAGATCTGGAACAATCAGGAGAAATATCGTGGACGCATCGTCGAGGTTCACTGCCATGAGAAAACGCCAGACGGTAGCTTACGCCACCCACGTCTGAAGTGGCCGAAATGTCTGCGAGATACCGAAGACCGTATTGGAGATAAAGACTGA
- a CDS encoding recombinase family protein, whose amino-acid sequence MLIGYARVSTQDQNLELQREALSKAGCKKVFEDKVSGTRADRPGLAKTLEMLREGDTLVVWKLDRLGRSVKQLVDLVGDLHKHGVQFRSLTDSIDTGTPSGRFFFHVMASLAEMERELTVERTRAGLEVAKQLGRKGGRKPKMTDSKIESAKKLLASGVPPKDVAKNLGVSIPTLYRWVPASTHA is encoded by the coding sequence ATGTTGATTGGCTATGCGCGCGTCTCGACGCAGGATCAGAACCTGGAGCTGCAACGCGAAGCCTTGAGCAAGGCCGGATGTAAAAAGGTCTTCGAGGACAAGGTGAGTGGCACGCGGGCAGACCGGCCTGGCTTGGCCAAGACGCTCGAAATGCTGCGCGAAGGCGATACTTTGGTCGTCTGGAAGCTCGACCGGCTGGGCCGGTCGGTCAAGCAACTGGTCGATCTGGTCGGCGATCTGCACAAGCACGGTGTCCAGTTCAGGAGCCTCACCGACTCCATCGACACCGGCACACCATCCGGGCGGTTCTTCTTCCACGTCATGGCGAGCCTTGCCGAAATGGAGCGCGAGCTGACCGTCGAGCGCACCCGCGCCGGGCTGGAAGTCGCCAAGCAGCTCGGCCGCAAAGGCGGCCGCAAGCCGAAGATGACCGACAGCAAGATCGAGTCGGCCAAGAAGCTGCTGGCCAGCGGGGTGCCGCCCAAGGACGTGGCCAAGAACCTCGGCGTGTCCATTCCGACGCTGTACCGCTGGGTGCCAGCCTCCACGCACGCTTAG